The following are encoded together in the Xiphophorus hellerii strain 12219 chromosome 3, Xiphophorus_hellerii-4.1, whole genome shotgun sequence genome:
- the znf516 gene encoding zinc finger protein 516 isoform X2 — MNPRDSVELMETQEKLTGKKANTEKEFQGEDDKIPEAYNCNICGRSFPFLSSFSQHMRRHTGARPYKCPYCDHRASQKGNLKVHIRSHKLGTLSSHHSNEDEEGGAEEEEMKVSEGLDGGTSPTKSSSACNKMINGDVGEESRRKMPARSMKREKSVSNQRPYCCRLCGYEALREDQLLSHIEKVHITADAEEDTVTVKEEVITEPDTVQPQCDGTFPCETCGQVFSQAWFLKSHMKKHAGILDHCCRICGRRFREAWFLKSHMKTHNTRSRSRSKADSAEPPTTINDVAQDPDITTTSVTSVYQMCSKCGNLFHSKESLRAHDKVHSPNFGRKSPVHCRSTDDVDSPAAKRRLLEYFNLQCVEGKTPGEEEDSEKRTLGQRIPELDPVCSYQAWQLATKGRVVEPVEPSYKLSYGGGSMEDEALTDAAVVYEKENSRYVLQGQEKRSSGRRSSSGLGSHTSSGDRTPESLSDSEYRPSSRQDKRRPSQSQASSSKCKECFECGKMFRSRHQMIVHQRVHRKDGGRAPAGDKERTGRDNQWGPTSDPESGSPSRPSTPGYGDSPPASTLGDQASEMGTSNSGEIEDEKPYICSLCDFVTADSQAYFTHVRVQHQAASKDRPSPVPSPSSTSDRGSLSSYPKFKKAFTPGLKTSPNAYLSARPSSSDPAMIPMDLCVRANGIRGVASITLDKKNLPSHKCSFCSHSTRYPEVLWMHQTVAHRINSSSSNLAPKWAIKNNSKTSRNSSSSSKRRTGPPPVLEGKECQPLPPTVQSQRTRPPTCTSEVVKKSRPVSHAVTPSSSSTPCTPSSRISSSAAGKQVGRVPVRPVSSSSSSTSKRMDDQSQRFRPKAEIYPRVSAQAPSGSLEKNTGSRSRPPASGLSSSGPSRMADRYMMPQEGLGFMLSNQHSLSEYSRARGSPHQPHQSQIHSRPTPSRPIAINHCLPTTHNYGISQTQGAVAQASSSPSSSSIPSESRRDVKQEPIGETPDTSTDVLGYLKKYNPHNLAPFYHHWGAANSLMDPTGLRGIHGPPLHCSRKLSQTVWVTALRLMKRLAQRKANKQKREAKKPPQKNKREMRQNNYPTSCFGNGHYPTSVIFAQFGLCL, encoded by the exons ATGAATCCTAGAGACAGCGTAGAGCTCATGGAGACCCAAGAGAAGCTGACTGGCAAAAAAGCCAACACTGAAAAGGAGTTTCAAGGCGAGGATGACAAAATCCCAGAGGCATACAACTGCAACATCTGTGGACGCAGCTTCCCTTTCCTCAGCTCGTTCTCGCAGCACATGAGACGCCACACGGGCGCACGCCCTTATAAATGTCCCTACTGTGACCACAGGGCATCTCAGAAGGGCAACCTCAAAGTCCATATCCGCAGCCACAAACTGGGCACGCTGTCCAGCCACCACTCTAATGAGGACGAAGAGGGcggagcagaggaagaggagatgaaGGTTTCCGAGGGTCTGGATGGAGGCACCAGTCCAACTAAGAGCAGCTCTGCCTGCAACAAGATGATCAACGGGGATGTCGGAGAGGAGAGTCGAAGGAAAATGCCTGCACGGAGCatgaaaagagaaaagtctGTCAGCAACCAGCGGCCGTATTGTTGCCGCCTGTGTGGGTACGAGGCCCTGCGGGAAGACCAGCTCCTGAGCCATATTGAGAAAGTTCACATAACAGCAGACGCAGAAGAGGACACAGTTACGGTTAAGGAAGAGGTCATTACCGAGCCTGATACCGTCCAGCCGCAATGCGATGGGACATTCCCCTGCGAGACCTGTGGCCAGGTGTTCAGCCAGGCCTGGTTTCTGAAGTCACACATGAAGAAACACGCCGGAATCCTTGACCACTGCTGCCGaatatgtggaagaaggttCCGCGAAGCTTGGTTTCTCAAGTCTCATATGAAAACCCACAATACCAGGTCCAGGTCTCGCTCCAAAGCAGATTCGGCAGAGCCTCCCACCACTATAAATGACGTAGCACAGGATCCCGACATAACGACAACTTCTGTTACATCTGTCTATCAGATGTGCTCGAAATGTGGGAACCTTTTCCACAGCAAAGAAAGCCTGAGAGCCCACGATAAAGTTCACAGTCCTAATTTTGGCAGAAAATCCCCAGTTCACTGCAGGTCTACTGATGATGTGGATTCACCAGCTGCGAAGAGACGTCTCCTGGAATACTTTAACCTACAATGCGTTGAGGGAAAGACGCCGGGTGAAGAGGAGGACAGCGAGAAAAGGACTCTTGGTCAAAGAATTCCAGAACTAGATCCAGTTTGCAGCTACCAGGCTTGGCAATTAGCCACTAAAGGAAGAGTTGTGGAGCCAGTGGAGCCAAGTTACAAACTTTCATATGGCGGAGGGAGCATGGAGGACGAAGCCCTTACTGATGCTGCAGTGGTTTATGAGAAGGAGAACAGTCGTTATGTCTTGCAAGGCCAAGAAAAACGCAGCTCAGGGAGACGCAGCAGTTCAGGGTTGGGAAGCCACACATCTTCAGGCGACAGGACACCGGAGAGCCTCAGCGACTCAGAGTACCGCCCTTCAAGTCGACAGGACAAACGGCGACCATCCCAGTCACAAGCGTCTTCTTCCAAGTGCAAAGAGTGCTTCGAGTGTGGCAAGATGTTCCGCAGCCGCCATCAGATGAtcgtccaccagcgggttcatAGGAAGGATGGCGGCAGGGCGCCAGCGGGAGACAAGGAAAGAACTGGAAGGGATAATCAGTGGGGACCTACCAGTGACCCGGAGTCCGGTTCCCCCAGCAGACCCAGCACCCCAGGGTATGGAGATTCCCCACCTGCGTCGACGCTTGGAGATCAGGCTTCTGAGATGGGAACCTCGAACTCTGGAGAAATTGAAG aTGAAAAACCGTACATCTGCAGCCTTTGTGACTTTGTCACCGCAGATTCACAGGCTTACTTCACCCATGTTCGTGTACAACACCAGGCTGCCTCCAAAGACAGACCCAGCCCTGTCCCCAGTCCCAGCTCCACCTCAGACAGAGGGTCCCTCAGCAGTTATCCCAAATTTAAGAAAGCTTTTACTCCAGGGCTAAAAACCTCTCCGAATGCTTATCTCTCTGCTCGTCCTTCTTCATCTGATCCTGCCATGATCCCGATGGATTTATGTGTGAGAGCCAATGGGATCAGGGGCGTAGCCTCCATAACTTTAGATAAAAAGAACCTCCCAAGCCATAAGTGCTCCTTCTGCTCTCACTCCACCCGCTACCCAGAGGTGCTCTGGATGCATCAGACCGTGGCTCATCGCATCAATAGCAGCAGCTCCAATCTGGCTCCGAAATGGGCTATTAAGAACAACTCTAAGACCTCCAGGAACAGCTCTTCGTCCTCAAAGAGACGCACCGGACCTCCACCCGTACTGGAAGGGAAGGAATGTCAGCCGCTCCCTCCGACGGTGCAGAGCCAGCGGACGCGGCCTCCTACCTGCACCAGTGAGGTTGTAAAAAAGAGCAGGCCGGTCAGTCACGCAGTCACCCCGTCATCATCTTCTACGCCTTGTACACCATCCTCAAGAATCTCTTCATCCGCAGCTGGCAAGCAGGTTGGGAGAGTCCCCGTGCGGCcagttagcagcagcagcagcagcaccagtaAACGTATGGACGACCAAAGTCAGCGCTTCAGACCCAAGGCGGAAATCTATCCTCGTGTCAGTGCTCAGGCACCTTCTGGCTCTTTGGAGAAGAACACCGGGAGCCGCTCTCGACCGCCTGCATCAGGCCTCAGCTCCTCCGGACCATCCAGGATGGCAGACCGCTACATGATGCCTCAGGAGGGCCTGGGCTTCATGCTGTCCAACCAACACAGCCTCTCAGAATACAGCCGAGCTCGGGGCTCCCCTCATCAACCTCATCAATCCCAAATCCACAGTCGGCCAACCCCTTCAAGACCCATCGCCATCAACCACTGTTTGCCCACAACGCACAACTACGGCATCTCCCAGACACAGGGAGCCGTGGCGCAGGCCTCTTCCTCCCCCTCATCGTCTTCGATACCCTCAGAGAGCCGTAGGGATGTGAAGCAAGAGCCAATTGGAGAGACACCAGACACCTCAACTGACGTCCTGGGCTACCTTAAGAAATACAACCCGCACAATCTGGCTCCTTTCTACCACCACTGGGGTGCGGCCAACTCTCTGATGGACCCTACAG GTCTGCGAGGCATTCACGGACCCCCGCTCCACTGTTCCAGAAAGCTGTCACAAACTGTTTGGGTCACGGCGCTCCGCCTGATGAAGAGACTCGCGCAGAGGAAAGCgaacaaacagaaaagggaggcaaaaaaacccccccaaaaaaacaagagagagaTGAGACAGAATAATTACCCCACCAGCTGCTTTGGAAATGGTCATTACCCAACATCCGTAATATTTGCCCAGTTTGGGTTGTGTCTCTGA
- the znf516 gene encoding zinc finger protein 516 isoform X1 — protein sequence MNPRDSVELMETQEKLTGKKANTEKEFQGEDDKIPEAYNCNICGRSFPFLSSFSQHMRRHTGARPYKCPYCDHRASQKGNLKVHIRSHKLGTLSSHHSNEDEEGGAEEEEMKVSEGLDGGTSPTKSSSACNKMINGDVGEESRRKMPARSMKREKSVSNQRPYCCRLCGYEALREDQLLSHIEKVHITADAEEDTVTVKEEVITEPDTVQPQCDGTFPCETCGQVFSQAWFLKSHMKKHAGILDHCCRICGRRFREAWFLKSHMKTHNTRSRSRSKADSAEPPTTINDVAQDPDITTTSVTSVYQMCSKCGNLFHSKESLRAHDKVHSPNFGRKSPVHCRSTDDVDSPAAKRRLLEYFNLQCVEGKTPGEEEDSEKRTLGQRIPELDPVCSYQAWQLATKGRVVEPVEPSYKLSYGGGSMEDEALTDAAVVYEKENSRYVLQGQEKRSSGRRSSSGLGSHTSSGDRTPESLSDSEYRPSSRQDKRRPSQSQASSSKCKECFECGKMFRSRHQMIVHQRVHRKDGGRAPAGDKERTGRDNQWGPTSDPESGSPSRPSTPGYGDSPPASTLGDQASEMGTSNSGEIEDEKPYICSLCDFVTADSQAYFTHVRVQHQAASKDRPSPVPSPSSTSDRGSLSSYPKFKKAFTPGLKTSPNAYLSARPSSSDPAMIPMDLCVRANGIRGVASITLDKKNLPSHKCSFCSHSTRYPEVLWMHQTVAHRINSSSSNLAPKWAIKNNSKTSRNSSSSSKRRTGPPPVLEGKECQPLPPTVQSQRTRPPTCTSEVVKKSRPVSHAVTPSSSSTPCTPSSRISSSAAGKQVGRVPVRPVSSSSSSTSKRMDDQSQRFRPKAEIYPRVSAQAPSGSLEKNTGSRSRPPASGLSSSGPSRMADRYMMPQEGLGFMLSNQHSLSEYSRARGSPHQPHQSQIHSRPTPSRPIAINHCLPTTHNYGISQTQGAVAQASSSPSSSSIPSESRRDVKQEPIGETPDTSTDVLGYLKKYNPHNLAPFYHHWGAANSLMDPTGMLRSLMRQGQCFCRECGKSFSQPSHLRTHMRSHTGERPFCCQLCPYRASQKGNLKTHVQSVHHMPFDNSQYPDARSSSLSQEERKPAAAKHVPNLQ from the exons ATGAATCCTAGAGACAGCGTAGAGCTCATGGAGACCCAAGAGAAGCTGACTGGCAAAAAAGCCAACACTGAAAAGGAGTTTCAAGGCGAGGATGACAAAATCCCAGAGGCATACAACTGCAACATCTGTGGACGCAGCTTCCCTTTCCTCAGCTCGTTCTCGCAGCACATGAGACGCCACACGGGCGCACGCCCTTATAAATGTCCCTACTGTGACCACAGGGCATCTCAGAAGGGCAACCTCAAAGTCCATATCCGCAGCCACAAACTGGGCACGCTGTCCAGCCACCACTCTAATGAGGACGAAGAGGGcggagcagaggaagaggagatgaaGGTTTCCGAGGGTCTGGATGGAGGCACCAGTCCAACTAAGAGCAGCTCTGCCTGCAACAAGATGATCAACGGGGATGTCGGAGAGGAGAGTCGAAGGAAAATGCCTGCACGGAGCatgaaaagagaaaagtctGTCAGCAACCAGCGGCCGTATTGTTGCCGCCTGTGTGGGTACGAGGCCCTGCGGGAAGACCAGCTCCTGAGCCATATTGAGAAAGTTCACATAACAGCAGACGCAGAAGAGGACACAGTTACGGTTAAGGAAGAGGTCATTACCGAGCCTGATACCGTCCAGCCGCAATGCGATGGGACATTCCCCTGCGAGACCTGTGGCCAGGTGTTCAGCCAGGCCTGGTTTCTGAAGTCACACATGAAGAAACACGCCGGAATCCTTGACCACTGCTGCCGaatatgtggaagaaggttCCGCGAAGCTTGGTTTCTCAAGTCTCATATGAAAACCCACAATACCAGGTCCAGGTCTCGCTCCAAAGCAGATTCGGCAGAGCCTCCCACCACTATAAATGACGTAGCACAGGATCCCGACATAACGACAACTTCTGTTACATCTGTCTATCAGATGTGCTCGAAATGTGGGAACCTTTTCCACAGCAAAGAAAGCCTGAGAGCCCACGATAAAGTTCACAGTCCTAATTTTGGCAGAAAATCCCCAGTTCACTGCAGGTCTACTGATGATGTGGATTCACCAGCTGCGAAGAGACGTCTCCTGGAATACTTTAACCTACAATGCGTTGAGGGAAAGACGCCGGGTGAAGAGGAGGACAGCGAGAAAAGGACTCTTGGTCAAAGAATTCCAGAACTAGATCCAGTTTGCAGCTACCAGGCTTGGCAATTAGCCACTAAAGGAAGAGTTGTGGAGCCAGTGGAGCCAAGTTACAAACTTTCATATGGCGGAGGGAGCATGGAGGACGAAGCCCTTACTGATGCTGCAGTGGTTTATGAGAAGGAGAACAGTCGTTATGTCTTGCAAGGCCAAGAAAAACGCAGCTCAGGGAGACGCAGCAGTTCAGGGTTGGGAAGCCACACATCTTCAGGCGACAGGACACCGGAGAGCCTCAGCGACTCAGAGTACCGCCCTTCAAGTCGACAGGACAAACGGCGACCATCCCAGTCACAAGCGTCTTCTTCCAAGTGCAAAGAGTGCTTCGAGTGTGGCAAGATGTTCCGCAGCCGCCATCAGATGAtcgtccaccagcgggttcatAGGAAGGATGGCGGCAGGGCGCCAGCGGGAGACAAGGAAAGAACTGGAAGGGATAATCAGTGGGGACCTACCAGTGACCCGGAGTCCGGTTCCCCCAGCAGACCCAGCACCCCAGGGTATGGAGATTCCCCACCTGCGTCGACGCTTGGAGATCAGGCTTCTGAGATGGGAACCTCGAACTCTGGAGAAATTGAAG aTGAAAAACCGTACATCTGCAGCCTTTGTGACTTTGTCACCGCAGATTCACAGGCTTACTTCACCCATGTTCGTGTACAACACCAGGCTGCCTCCAAAGACAGACCCAGCCCTGTCCCCAGTCCCAGCTCCACCTCAGACAGAGGGTCCCTCAGCAGTTATCCCAAATTTAAGAAAGCTTTTACTCCAGGGCTAAAAACCTCTCCGAATGCTTATCTCTCTGCTCGTCCTTCTTCATCTGATCCTGCCATGATCCCGATGGATTTATGTGTGAGAGCCAATGGGATCAGGGGCGTAGCCTCCATAACTTTAGATAAAAAGAACCTCCCAAGCCATAAGTGCTCCTTCTGCTCTCACTCCACCCGCTACCCAGAGGTGCTCTGGATGCATCAGACCGTGGCTCATCGCATCAATAGCAGCAGCTCCAATCTGGCTCCGAAATGGGCTATTAAGAACAACTCTAAGACCTCCAGGAACAGCTCTTCGTCCTCAAAGAGACGCACCGGACCTCCACCCGTACTGGAAGGGAAGGAATGTCAGCCGCTCCCTCCGACGGTGCAGAGCCAGCGGACGCGGCCTCCTACCTGCACCAGTGAGGTTGTAAAAAAGAGCAGGCCGGTCAGTCACGCAGTCACCCCGTCATCATCTTCTACGCCTTGTACACCATCCTCAAGAATCTCTTCATCCGCAGCTGGCAAGCAGGTTGGGAGAGTCCCCGTGCGGCcagttagcagcagcagcagcagcaccagtaAACGTATGGACGACCAAAGTCAGCGCTTCAGACCCAAGGCGGAAATCTATCCTCGTGTCAGTGCTCAGGCACCTTCTGGCTCTTTGGAGAAGAACACCGGGAGCCGCTCTCGACCGCCTGCATCAGGCCTCAGCTCCTCCGGACCATCCAGGATGGCAGACCGCTACATGATGCCTCAGGAGGGCCTGGGCTTCATGCTGTCCAACCAACACAGCCTCTCAGAATACAGCCGAGCTCGGGGCTCCCCTCATCAACCTCATCAATCCCAAATCCACAGTCGGCCAACCCCTTCAAGACCCATCGCCATCAACCACTGTTTGCCCACAACGCACAACTACGGCATCTCCCAGACACAGGGAGCCGTGGCGCAGGCCTCTTCCTCCCCCTCATCGTCTTCGATACCCTCAGAGAGCCGTAGGGATGTGAAGCAAGAGCCAATTGGAGAGACACCAGACACCTCAACTGACGTCCTGGGCTACCTTAAGAAATACAACCCGCACAATCTGGCTCCTTTCTACCACCACTGGGGTGCGGCCAACTCTCTGATGGACCCTACAG GGATGCTGAGGTCTCTCATGCGGCAGGGCCAGTGCTTCTGCCGCGAGTGCGGGAAAAGCTTCAGCCAACCGAGCCACCTGCGCACGCACATGAGGTCCCACACAG
- the znf516 gene encoding zinc finger protein 516 isoform X3 — MNPRDSVELMETQEKLTGKKANTEKEFQGEDDKIPEAYNCNICGRSFPFLSSFSQHMRRHTGARPYKCPYCDHRASQKGNLKVHIRSHKLGTLSSHHSNEDEEGGAEEEEMKVSEGLDGGTSPTKSSSACNKMINGDVGEESRRKMPARSMKREKSVSNQRPYCCRLCGYEALREDQLLSHIEKVHITADAEEDTVTVKEEVITEPDTVQPQCDGTFPCETCGQVFSQAWFLKSHMKKHAGILDHCCRICGRRFREAWFLKSHMKTHNTRSRSRSKADSAEPPTTINDVAQDPDITTTSVTSVYQMCSKCGNLFHSKESLRAHDKVHSPNFGRKSPVHCRSTDDVDSPAAKRRLLEYFNLQCVEGKTPGEEEDSEKRTLGQRIPELDPVCSYQAWQLATKGRVVEPVEPSYKLSYGGGSMEDEALTDAAVVYEKENSRYVLQGQEKRSSGRRSSSGLGSHTSSGDRTPESLSDSEYRPSSRQDKRRPSQSQASSSKCKECFECGKMFRSRHQMIVHQRVHRKDGGRAPAGDKERTGRDNQWGPTSDPESGSPSRPSTPGYGDSPPASTLGDQASEMGTSNSGEIEDEKPYICSLCDFVTADSQAYFTHVRVQHQAASKDRPSPVPSPSSTSDRGSLSSYPKFKKAFTPGLKTSPNAYLSARPSSSDPAMIPMDLCVRANGIRGVASITLDKKNLPSHKCSFCSHSTRYPEVLWMHQTVAHRINSSSSNLAPKWAIKNNSKTSRNSSSSSKRRTGPPPVLEGKECQPLPPTVQSQRTRPPTCTSEVVKKSRPVSHAVTPSSSSTPCTPSSRISSSAAGKQVGRVPVRPVSSSSSSTSKRMDDQSQRFRPKAEIYPRVSAQAPSGSLEKNTGSRSRPPASGLSSSGPSRMADRYMMPQEGLGFMLSNQHSLSEYSRARGSPHQPHQSQIHSRPTPSRPIAINHCLPTTHNYGISQTQGAVAQASSSPSSSSIPSESRRDVKQEPIGETPDTSTDVLGYLKKYNPHNLAPFYHHWGAANSLMDPTGMLRSLMRQGQCFCRECGKSFSQPSHLRTHMRSHTVGFDYNGLHRGTDAHTTASEAPKQGKGHSAASSAHTEHLRKGT; from the exons ATGAATCCTAGAGACAGCGTAGAGCTCATGGAGACCCAAGAGAAGCTGACTGGCAAAAAAGCCAACACTGAAAAGGAGTTTCAAGGCGAGGATGACAAAATCCCAGAGGCATACAACTGCAACATCTGTGGACGCAGCTTCCCTTTCCTCAGCTCGTTCTCGCAGCACATGAGACGCCACACGGGCGCACGCCCTTATAAATGTCCCTACTGTGACCACAGGGCATCTCAGAAGGGCAACCTCAAAGTCCATATCCGCAGCCACAAACTGGGCACGCTGTCCAGCCACCACTCTAATGAGGACGAAGAGGGcggagcagaggaagaggagatgaaGGTTTCCGAGGGTCTGGATGGAGGCACCAGTCCAACTAAGAGCAGCTCTGCCTGCAACAAGATGATCAACGGGGATGTCGGAGAGGAGAGTCGAAGGAAAATGCCTGCACGGAGCatgaaaagagaaaagtctGTCAGCAACCAGCGGCCGTATTGTTGCCGCCTGTGTGGGTACGAGGCCCTGCGGGAAGACCAGCTCCTGAGCCATATTGAGAAAGTTCACATAACAGCAGACGCAGAAGAGGACACAGTTACGGTTAAGGAAGAGGTCATTACCGAGCCTGATACCGTCCAGCCGCAATGCGATGGGACATTCCCCTGCGAGACCTGTGGCCAGGTGTTCAGCCAGGCCTGGTTTCTGAAGTCACACATGAAGAAACACGCCGGAATCCTTGACCACTGCTGCCGaatatgtggaagaaggttCCGCGAAGCTTGGTTTCTCAAGTCTCATATGAAAACCCACAATACCAGGTCCAGGTCTCGCTCCAAAGCAGATTCGGCAGAGCCTCCCACCACTATAAATGACGTAGCACAGGATCCCGACATAACGACAACTTCTGTTACATCTGTCTATCAGATGTGCTCGAAATGTGGGAACCTTTTCCACAGCAAAGAAAGCCTGAGAGCCCACGATAAAGTTCACAGTCCTAATTTTGGCAGAAAATCCCCAGTTCACTGCAGGTCTACTGATGATGTGGATTCACCAGCTGCGAAGAGACGTCTCCTGGAATACTTTAACCTACAATGCGTTGAGGGAAAGACGCCGGGTGAAGAGGAGGACAGCGAGAAAAGGACTCTTGGTCAAAGAATTCCAGAACTAGATCCAGTTTGCAGCTACCAGGCTTGGCAATTAGCCACTAAAGGAAGAGTTGTGGAGCCAGTGGAGCCAAGTTACAAACTTTCATATGGCGGAGGGAGCATGGAGGACGAAGCCCTTACTGATGCTGCAGTGGTTTATGAGAAGGAGAACAGTCGTTATGTCTTGCAAGGCCAAGAAAAACGCAGCTCAGGGAGACGCAGCAGTTCAGGGTTGGGAAGCCACACATCTTCAGGCGACAGGACACCGGAGAGCCTCAGCGACTCAGAGTACCGCCCTTCAAGTCGACAGGACAAACGGCGACCATCCCAGTCACAAGCGTCTTCTTCCAAGTGCAAAGAGTGCTTCGAGTGTGGCAAGATGTTCCGCAGCCGCCATCAGATGAtcgtccaccagcgggttcatAGGAAGGATGGCGGCAGGGCGCCAGCGGGAGACAAGGAAAGAACTGGAAGGGATAATCAGTGGGGACCTACCAGTGACCCGGAGTCCGGTTCCCCCAGCAGACCCAGCACCCCAGGGTATGGAGATTCCCCACCTGCGTCGACGCTTGGAGATCAGGCTTCTGAGATGGGAACCTCGAACTCTGGAGAAATTGAAG aTGAAAAACCGTACATCTGCAGCCTTTGTGACTTTGTCACCGCAGATTCACAGGCTTACTTCACCCATGTTCGTGTACAACACCAGGCTGCCTCCAAAGACAGACCCAGCCCTGTCCCCAGTCCCAGCTCCACCTCAGACAGAGGGTCCCTCAGCAGTTATCCCAAATTTAAGAAAGCTTTTACTCCAGGGCTAAAAACCTCTCCGAATGCTTATCTCTCTGCTCGTCCTTCTTCATCTGATCCTGCCATGATCCCGATGGATTTATGTGTGAGAGCCAATGGGATCAGGGGCGTAGCCTCCATAACTTTAGATAAAAAGAACCTCCCAAGCCATAAGTGCTCCTTCTGCTCTCACTCCACCCGCTACCCAGAGGTGCTCTGGATGCATCAGACCGTGGCTCATCGCATCAATAGCAGCAGCTCCAATCTGGCTCCGAAATGGGCTATTAAGAACAACTCTAAGACCTCCAGGAACAGCTCTTCGTCCTCAAAGAGACGCACCGGACCTCCACCCGTACTGGAAGGGAAGGAATGTCAGCCGCTCCCTCCGACGGTGCAGAGCCAGCGGACGCGGCCTCCTACCTGCACCAGTGAGGTTGTAAAAAAGAGCAGGCCGGTCAGTCACGCAGTCACCCCGTCATCATCTTCTACGCCTTGTACACCATCCTCAAGAATCTCTTCATCCGCAGCTGGCAAGCAGGTTGGGAGAGTCCCCGTGCGGCcagttagcagcagcagcagcagcaccagtaAACGTATGGACGACCAAAGTCAGCGCTTCAGACCCAAGGCGGAAATCTATCCTCGTGTCAGTGCTCAGGCACCTTCTGGCTCTTTGGAGAAGAACACCGGGAGCCGCTCTCGACCGCCTGCATCAGGCCTCAGCTCCTCCGGACCATCCAGGATGGCAGACCGCTACATGATGCCTCAGGAGGGCCTGGGCTTCATGCTGTCCAACCAACACAGCCTCTCAGAATACAGCCGAGCTCGGGGCTCCCCTCATCAACCTCATCAATCCCAAATCCACAGTCGGCCAACCCCTTCAAGACCCATCGCCATCAACCACTGTTTGCCCACAACGCACAACTACGGCATCTCCCAGACACAGGGAGCCGTGGCGCAGGCCTCTTCCTCCCCCTCATCGTCTTCGATACCCTCAGAGAGCCGTAGGGATGTGAAGCAAGAGCCAATTGGAGAGACACCAGACACCTCAACTGACGTCCTGGGCTACCTTAAGAAATACAACCCGCACAATCTGGCTCCTTTCTACCACCACTGGGGTGCGGCCAACTCTCTGATGGACCCTACAG GGATGCTGAGGTCTCTCATGCGGCAGGGCCAGTGCTTCTGCCGCGAGTGCGGGAAAAGCTTCAGCCAACCGAGCCACCTGCGCACGCACATGAGGTCCCACACAG TTGGGTTTGATTATAACGGACTCCACCGAGGTACTGACGCTCACACCACCGCTTCTGAAGCTCCCAAACAA